Part of the Anoplolepis gracilipes chromosome 13, ASM4749672v1, whole genome shotgun sequence genome, ATCGACAATCCGCAGAATTTTGCGCGGAAATGAAGCACGAAAAGTGTGAAAACAACAATTGTCAACAAATATCTGCGGAAAGTTGTCGAAAGTCTTGTACCGACTTATTGAATCATAAAGAATACTACCAGTCGATTGAGTCCAGTTCTCCGATTTACTCCGACAAACCTGTACCGTACAACGATCGACGAGCATGCGATTCAGTGAAGCATGATTGCTATAAATTGAGTATAATATCATGTGAGAAGTGGACTCGCGGAAAATCGGCTATGGAAAGGAAGGTTTATCACAAATGCAAGCCAAAATTGTGCGCTTATACAAATATTCGTGACGAAGCAATACATTTTCCATCTGACGTACCACGAGATTGTAACgaaggaaaattaaaagagataacAATAGACAAGTTAAAACGAGTCGAAACTACTCATTCTGCAAGACAAAGTTCTAAAACGGAACCTTCAGTTTCCGAAAAAATTTCTAGCGAGAAAAAAGATTCTCCcgtgaaaagtaaaatatctaAACCGTCTATGTCACAGCCTTCTATGTCAGATATTAACGAGCAGTTAAAACCTGATCCTCCTCCACCGAAATATCCACATTGGAGCGAGAAACTGTTATCTTATTACGATCAGTGCTCAGAGAAGAAAGTTCGTACGTCCACTGTTCCATCTTCACCAATGATTTTTGTTCCTCGGAAGGAGCCGTGGAAGCCTTGGACAAAAGGTACCACATCATCCGTTCAAGACGATTGCGGGAAGAGTACGAGTAAAAATGAATGCCACAAAACAAAAAACGCGAAAACGAGAATAATAAAACGAGATACGCCGTGCTTACCAAAGAGTGTATCGGAAAAGCACATACCGCGTCGCGTGATCtcctttgaaaataaatgtgcTGCTTCTTTGACGTTTCCTGCGCATGTTAACAAAACGAAGCGAAGAGTCCAGCGATTTCCGACGCTGACGAAAAGCGGTAGTTGTCAAATCGAGAAACCGGAAAAAGATTTCTCTACGCCAGACGTTAGCGACTGCAGTCCCAACATAGCGAGCTTCAAGTATCGATTGAGCAAGTGTCCTTCCATCAAGATGTGGAGTATCGGTGTCAATCAAAAATCGTCCGCTACTACTGACGTTCACGCGCGACCGAAGCAAGAATCTGCTTTGTCCGTCTGTGAGAAAATCAAAAGACAGGAATCGCGAGCGCAGAATAAAgaggaaggaaagaaaaggaaattcAAATCGTCCGGCAAATGGATTCGACAGAGATATAAAACTCGCTTGAAGATATTCCAGAAGGGAAATGGGCGCCTTGATCCTTGTCTACCGCGAATCGTCGAGCTGCGACAACCGCGAGACGGAAAAATGCGATCGATCCTGTCGAAACTGTTCGGGCTCGCTGCCGACGAAGGCGAACTTTCTCCGCGATTGAAGAGCCCGTGCCGTCCGCCTGATAATTGTCCATCTAAGTGGCCGGTTGTCGAGAATAAAAGTTACCCGACGAAGATGAACGAGAGCAGAGTGGTTCGCGACCAAAACGTGGGAAAACGTCTCTGCAAAAAGCGCTGAGCATCTCTAAGAAGACTACTTTACCGGAGTTAGCATCGATGAATTCAGACGATATTGTTTTTGCGCATAcctaaaatttacattattcacacatattttatatttcatatacaagTAAACactttaatatgataaatatctgCAAAGCATTTGAAAAACAGGAATTTtggatataaataagatataatcttaataaatatttttttctaataagtattctttttaatttttatataattttcgacaaatgtaatattgataaaaatgatacacatattatatctgCTGTTATAGTTCTCTCTGGACAAGCATTTAATCCCGCTAAAAGGAAGAAAACGTTTAGATCCTCTGCAACAAAATTTGCAGAGTACCCCTTCAATTTATTCTGccttgtttatattaataagaaacagCAAAATAGCTTCTTCGTAagtgaaatatatacacgACATCCAAAGGTAGTATAAAAGTGTAGGAGGGGAGGCACggaaatgaaaaaatgcaaCTCGGGTAGCCCCGAGACGGCTGCAAAAGAGGTCCGCTCGGAGCAGCTGGTCTCTAACTTTTCACGTTTATCATTATCTCACCCTCTCGTCGTACACCCTTATTTTTGTACCCGGCGGAACAAACTTGCGCATCAAACGCCGTTGTTTTATGGCCGgtatacattttcatttctGTCGGAGGATGATATATCTTGCAGCCCTAATAAACGCGACTCAGAATTTAGCAAGCATTTATCTTGTCTACATCGCATGAAAATAATGacgaaaaaatgaaaacgcaaatttgtattaatttactttcgaTAATAAATGCAGAATGATGGCAAAttctacattataaatatgtatagctatgaaaaaatttatattctctctggtgttgcataatatttattacatgtcAAATTGAGTTCATTTATGTtacgattttataatataaattattgttcaaACACTAAAGTGGTTATTTGTccaagatattaataataaaatataacaaataataaataataaaaaaatttgcaatattataatattaggcATGCGTTACGTACATTTTTGCGAGCGAAAATTTGATAGATTTGAGTCTTTCTTTCTATGTTAATTCAATGAGCTTGTAATCTACACAATCAAATCGATATATCGCTCCAATAACTTCAAAATTGCTACCTATCTACAGGTACCCGCATTCGTTTTTTCCCTCTTCTCAttgaaattacatataattaaggaACATGGTAATTTTACGTGCTATTTAGCGGGCGAACGATCGCTGCCGGTAATGTTCACGATCGTTAACCCCTAATTGAACACCCGGCAATGAACAATCGGCCTTTGGTCGGCCGTTTTGTCTAACGGACTTGAAATGATGAAAATTGCAGCAATATTTTCACGGTACTCATACAGAACAATTCGTATTGTTACAGATAAACGATGATTGGTTCCATATGGAGCATCGATCCGTGGCGAAGAGATCGACAGAGCCGCATCTTGAAGTGCATCAGAGGCTGATGAAAGACTACAGAGTACATCGAGCGGAGCAGCAGCGGGCGAAATCGCGTATCAAAAGAGatcttataattaaacgtCCGTCCAATATTCTATCCATGCTAAATGATGAAAGGTGGCCTCAAATGTGGTATTTGGTAAGTGATTTTACAATCACAAGAATactttatatgatataaaattaatatacaattaataaatgtacgGATAGATACAATttcacataattaaattattaaaaatatgatataagaaatttagtacaagtaatatttatttttttttttaatatttacatgtgtaaaaaaaaatgcattaacataattattataattattatcataatttgtaCGAACAATTCCAAAGGCttacgtttaatttttttagttataatagTACTCTCTTGctattatcgataaatataaaaatatctttacttacgtgtattttatgatttaactttttcaaaagaattatataatatgatcaacggaaataatacaaaataaaccAGTTTGATCAATATCGGCTCAGAAAAAGCGTCGACATTTGTATCATAGATGAAAACCCTAGCCGAAAATGGAATGTTGGAAGTagcggataaatttttttttttttcagaataggGGGAAGGGATTGGACATGAACGTGCAGGGTGCTTGGGCCGAAGGAATTACTGGAAATGGCGTCGTGGTCACAATTCTCGACGATGGCTTAGAGAAAGATCATCcagatctttttaaaaattatgtgagTATTTAAGCGTATatctttcataatatattaatattatatctctcatatataatttttttattacataaaataagtTGACTTGAGTAAACTTATTACCAGAACAAACAAAATAGTAAAACAAACACATtcttaatatgttattaaaagataatgcGTATGTGTTACGTATGGTTGCATTTCACACTTAgcttctattaataaaatattgtaaactgaaagtaatttatatttaagtttggatttaaattaaatcgtattttgtaatttttcataacggttatattaattttaaataaagtagatTTCTCTCTGATTAAATTTACGCGAATAAGCAAGAACGCAAGTTCTTAATACTTGATTAATATCATGGAATATGCGCTAGTCAAATGCATTTTACATTCGTCGAGACaagaaaaaatgtgaaaaaagaaaagtactTCCGACGAAGGACACAATAGAATAGCGGCAGATGAAGGAGGATCGTGGATCCATTGCAAACATTGGTTACATCAGAGTACAAACATTAGAAGGGATATGCACGATATATGTATCTGACAAGTAACTATTGATTCGCGGATGATTACATTGAATGAGAGATATCTGCACACGCAATAGAAAGTGAACCGTATTAATCAGCCAGTGAACACATACGTTGTGATAGTGTACTACTCTGATTATGCAAGTTTGTGTATATTCCTTcgcatttgtatttttattacgcaAATATACGAACGGACACAAATGTGTGTTtgtattgagaaaaaattttcgaaaatattcacaaaatatacctgaaatataataaaacttcttaagataaagagaaaaaaattattgccaaaaattttattaattaatcattttctattttcttattataaatatttttcttgctatAAAcctataatttcttataatatataaatttattcaaaaacttTTCTATGCAAGCAACTTGTTACATGACAAgtgcatttttatcattaattccATCACGattgttttatttcaagtactaaattttttatctgtgCGCGAGTCTTTTTTCTGAAGTTGATATGAAATGCGAACGAAATTTATCgtaaaatgcataaattttaattaatgccgtTGTGCCGATTTCTGTTGTAGGATCCGCAAGCGAGTTACGACGTCAACAATCATGACGAAGATCCAATGCCAAGATACGACTTAGTAGATAGTAATCGACACGGCACAAGATGCGCCGGAGAAGTCGCAGCCACTGCCAACAATTCTCTCTGTGCCGTAGGTGTTGCTTTTGGAGCTAGTGTAGGTGGTGAGTTTCCTGAAAAGCATTACTTAACATTCATAATCACACTTTGAGAATTAAAAGAACCTTTTatgtctatatatgtatagtttaaGATGTGCAGTATTATagagatttttattctaaCGATGTCTTCTACAACGTTGGGAATTACATTGcacgaataatataaaaatttaattattattttatataaacttaattatacatatataattttgaaataaggtggaaataaagtattaacaaatttatagacatagagagaaaaagataaaaaaagaggaaactATTTAAATGCTGATCTGTCagaaataatagttttatttcaacagagcaattatttaaattttaattcttttaatctcGCACTTCTATTTCCAAGTAGCAAAAACGAAATTAGTATTGAAATTACGTGCTACTGCGTGCGATATGTGTCTGTAATATGCAAAATTGATATTGTGATTGACATCATTTTCGAATTAGAATCGAGATTGGCAGTCTGTTACATGTATTACCTTCGGGACTGATCTAAATCGATGGACGATGCCTAATTTCGATCTTGTAAATTGGATCCTTGGATCTACATGCCGCGGGAATTGTGCgagataattaatacaaacatGAAATGCATGCAGCTTAATCATATAAAGACacttgatatacatatatatgtatacatattgaGTATTCTTAGATACTAGCgttgaaaattttcatataaattgacaatatgcataaaatccattttgtatgtaaaaaagacAATATGTTGCTTTTTCACTATCATGTTGCCTCTCAATTCTCCGTAATTCTGCTTTTATGTACAGGTGTTCGAATGTTAGACGGCGACGTGACGGATGCCGTTGAAGCAAGGTCCTTGAGCCTAAATCCCCAACACATCGATATTTATAGTGCGTCATGGGGACCAGATGACGACGGCAAAACTGTGGACGGTCCCGGTGAATTAGCCACCAGAGCTTTCATCGAGGGAATTACTAAAGTGAGTGTTCACCACTCGAAAttctactatttttattttttcatggaTTTATTTAACCATAATgaactaaatttaaaagttttttttttctaaagtaattattttttaatacagctccattacatatttaatgtttttaaatcttaaaataaaaatactaaaatgctaaaaatattaaaatttaaaaaatggatatttttGACCTTTGGTAGCTGAGCcaacaatatttcttataaaaaaaataatttcattcgcAGAAGATTTAGTCAGATATATTGGAATATCTCGcaaattgtttcaaatttttttaacactatttgcttaattgaaaaatcaaggatgcttgtaataataatcttaattatcatcttttttgttattaattgccATATCTTTTACCTCTTTGACGACTTACAAAGAAGTATGCCGTACGTCTCTCTCAGAGCTTCAAACTTCGATGTAGTAGCGTAATCCACTTAGAACTGCAATTTTCTTCGCTATAATTTCCCGCGTTATGACAAGGTAAATGCAATTAGCCGCAAGGTATCCCTGCACGAAACGGAAGCTTATAGGTTGCTTCAAGATGCTTCCTTGACTCTCAAACGTCAAGCTGCAGGGAATTTTCAAGCTTGATATTACAACGCTTATATTCAGTTAATGCGCTGCAACATCAACACAAAAACATCGATCGTAAAACAAATCAATTACTTGACCTGTAAAAATTCTGTTTAAAATAAAGGTATTAATTCGAAGatttttaattggaaatttaAATCAACGATTCTTTAAAACTGTTGGAAGATTAATATAAGTGAGAAAATTACAAACGCCGATCGATAAACTATCTAATATGACGTTGCAGTACTGAAATGCCGAAGTGAGAAATTGTTCGCACGTAACTGGGGATCATTACGTTCCGATGATTTTCTTCCATGATTTTCTTACGAATCGAAATTCCTCGGGAATTACTCTCATCGGTTGAAATCTTTGTTTGAGagtaagaaagaaatttaacagCTCTCGTGATTGGAGTTAACCAACTCCTGAGTTCAATTATCGTCCTCCTAATTTCTTATATCTCGCGCCAAAGGAATACATTTAACTTGTTAATGGTTTTCTCGTAGAACCAAACAAACTAAAGAAGAAGTTGCTTTAAGCACTGTATAAGCTCTCCGCTATTTCTTCGTTCAATACGCGAATATTCATTTTGTGATTGCTACAAGATAATTATAAGCAATTATCCAATAACTTTGCTACATCttctcgatatatattttttatttacattttttcttaaagaatatttcatcATTTCTACGTCAAattgtttgtataaataattatactaaataattataatattttataaataattttactaaaattatatttattcatcttttgactgaattatttagaaatgtaacatatttttataatacaacaaGAATTCTTCCAActttaatatcgattatcatGACGTTATAAAAGTGtaggaaatatttttgcatttacaGAGATATACACGCGAATATTTCATTGCTCCTCTTCGAATCTCATTTGCTgcgaaaaggaaaaatttatcTGTTCGTTAGTAATGCGATTCGTACGCTCGTATCCGAATAGTCGCGGCGCAGAACGAAATGAAATTTGCACAAATGTATCACGCAGAAGCATTCTCCGAGATCTTCGGAGTTCAGTGGCGACAATGGCCATTGTCATCTCGATGTGTACGCCTCGTGCAAGAGGCAGCTCCTCGATCGCGTTCGCGGCATCCCTTTATCGCGATCCTAAAACGGAGAACTTTAGCATTGAGAGAGCATCTGCTTCAAGTAACGATCATTAAAATGCAGACATCTAGCATTAAAGACGAGCCATCAAGAACTTGAGAAACTCCAGTAAAGATCCTCGCTACTGTCCATTTCTGTTATCCTTGTGAATCGGGTGACCTCTTTTTCGACAGCTATATAGTTATCAGTAATTCGAATATTGAGGATTCTAATtaactgttttataattaaaaactattttacatTGCAAAACTTGTCTTTGAAGTGGCTATGAATAGtaattgctttaaaatattattaattatttagctTATTCAAATTATACGAATGGTCAATGATGCTTATTAGAGTTTCtgattcatttataatatgtactctgtacatacatatatatatatatgtatgtacagagtacatattataaatgaatgttTATATCAGAAACTCTAATAGGAGTCTAATaggagtatatatatatatatatatatatatatatatatatatagaaagattaATGTTGTAatgttatgttaataatatatgtatcattatCCCTTGATTGATCACATCTCGACGTCCGCAAACGATTGACTTCTTTCGACGACGGCGTCGCAGGTGTCGACAGAATCGTCGACGGAACGATGACAGACGTAATTCAATTAACAACGACGACGAAGAACTCCTCCAGCTAGACCCGGTTTAATAGACTCGCTCTCGGCGAGAGAGGTCAGCCTTCAGAAAGTTTCTAATTGGGTGCTGGCCGACTCGAGCCGCGCTAGAACGTA contains:
- the LOC140672210 gene encoding uncharacterized protein; this encodes MNILLELPTFLSNEKLQIIRVLNQPLKIPRRLLHIIIPNPTILHKDFSIGKSDFVTRDWLLLQRNIDREIITRPKGWKSTQSSCAEDGVSKKSRGCIEDHRQSAEFCAEMKHEKCENNNCQQISAESCRKSCTDLLNHKEYYQSIESSSPIYSDKPVPYNDRRACDSVKHDCYKLSIISCEKWTRGKSAMERKVYHKCKPKLCAYTNIRDEAIHFPSDVPRDCNEGKLKEITIDKLKRVETTHSARQSSKTEPSVSEKISSEKKDSPVKSKISKPSMSQPSMSDINEQLKPDPPPPKYPHWSEKLLSYYDQCSEKKVRTSTVPSSPMIFVPRKEPWKPWTKGTTSSVQDDCGKSTSKNECHKTKNAKTRIIKRDTPCLPKSVSEKHIPRRVISFENKCAASLTFPAHVNKTKRRVQRFPTLTKSGSCQIEKPEKDFSTPDVSDCSPNIASFKYRLSKCPSIKMWSIGVNQKSSATTDVHARPKQESALSVCEKIKRQESRAQNKEEGKKRKFKSSGKWIRQRYKTRLKIFQKGNGRLDPCLPRIVELRQPRDGKMRSILSKLFGLAADEGELSPRLKSPCRPPDNCPSKWPVVENKSYPTKMNESRVVRDQNVGKRLCKKR